The following proteins are co-located in the Pyrobaculum calidifontis JCM 11548 genome:
- a CDS encoding DUF711 family protein yields MRIRSITLHLPWDDDYSIVAKFKQAAEELNPATVRVSISPPPPRAAERAVAKLRDMGINYISALHLYYSAEEVYKYVAEYGVFASFTDVGEYLKFLKTIYDKGEAHLSRYVSLLAGGLVFNSPYFPASITTRRGISLSLLYPNDIKTLSDIEEALKRGEQLGMYISSALGLEFLGVDGSLSPWGEESVAKAVERLFGIRLGTPGSHYAIWQLNKAIKSAEVKKVGFNEVMLPLAEDEELKRLVRAGALTLRDFVSYTAVCVPGLDMAPIRVKDWDALKRLLYDLVAIAEAKGRPIGVRIFPVDDEEYDVAGFGKTPALKI; encoded by the coding sequence ATGAGGATAAGGTCTATTACGCTCCACCTCCCCTGGGACGACGACTACTCCATAGTGGCCAAGTTTAAACAAGCCGCCGAGGAGTTAAACCCGGCCACTGTGAGAGTCTCAATTTCGCCCCCTCCGCCGAGGGCCGCCGAGAGGGCTGTGGCAAAGCTGAGAGACATGGGCATAAACTACATATCCGCGCTCCACCTCTACTACAGCGCCGAGGAGGTGTACAAATACGTCGCGGAATACGGAGTCTTTGCGTCATTTACAGACGTGGGAGAGTACCTCAAGTTCCTAAAGACAATATACGACAAGGGGGAGGCCCACCTATCGAGATACGTCTCACTACTGGCGGGGGGCCTGGTCTTCAACTCCCCATACTTCCCCGCCTCTATAACCACCAGGAGGGGAATCTCGCTCTCACTGCTCTACCCCAACGACATAAAGACGCTAAGCGACATAGAAGAGGCGTTAAAGAGGGGGGAGCAGTTGGGCATGTACATCTCCTCCGCCTTGGGCTTAGAATTCCTAGGCGTAGACGGCTCGCTCTCGCCGTGGGGCGAGGAGTCTGTGGCAAAGGCCGTGGAGCGCCTCTTTGGCATAAGGCTGGGCACGCCGGGCTCCCACTACGCGATCTGGCAGTTGAACAAGGCCATCAAAAGCGCGGAGGTGAAGAAGGTCGGCTTCAACGAGGTCATGCTACCACTGGCAGAAGACGAGGAACTAAAACGCTTGGTAAGAGCGGGGGCCCTCACGCTTAGAGATTTCGTAAGCTATACTGCCGTGTGCGTCCCAGGCCTAGACATGGCTCCCATAAGAGTCAAAGACTGGGATGCGCTAAAGCGCTTGTTGTACGACCTGGTGGCAATAGCCGAAGCGAAGGGGCGGCCAATAGGCGTAAGAATTTTCCCAGTGGACGACGAGGAATACGACGTGGCAGGATTTGGCAAAACCCCCGCGCTTAAGATTTGA
- a CDS encoding ASCH domain-containing protein, producing the protein MIRHLMMSRKYVKLLLSGKKRSTIRPGVLKVAEKVYIHSEGRIVAVAEVEEVVYKRVGELTDEDAQIDGFSSRDELVAFLKRRYPGLKDSSVVTVIKFSKVEEVDMPEDAHYGGLTPVEIATLALNKLELSRREREILKAVVETKSLRKAALKLFGTIEKRGVIRKVLRKAAAKLINGGLEEKNRDN; encoded by the coding sequence GTGATTAGGCACCTCATGATGTCTCGCAAATATGTAAAATTGCTCCTCAGTGGGAAGAAGAGGAGCACTATTAGGCCTGGCGTGTTAAAAGTGGCGGAGAAGGTGTATATACACAGCGAGGGGCGCATTGTGGCAGTCGCCGAGGTGGAGGAGGTTGTATACAAGAGGGTTGGCGAGCTCACCGACGAGGATGCGCAGATAGACGGCTTCAGCAGCAGAGATGAGCTTGTGGCCTTTCTAAAGAGGCGCTACCCAGGGCTGAAGGACAGCTCCGTCGTCACAGTGATAAAATTTAGCAAGGTAGAGGAAGTAGACATGCCCGAGGACGCCCACTATGGCGGATTAACGCCGGTTGAAATAGCGACGTTGGCGTTGAACAAGCTGGAGCTCAGCAGGCGGGAGAGAGAGATCCTCAAGGCGGTGGTTGAGACCAAGAGCTTGAGGAAGGCCGCCCTAAAGCTCTTTGGAACAATAGAGAAACGGGGGGTTATCCGGAAAGTGCTAAGAAAAGCCGCGGCCAAGTTGATCAATGGAGGCCTGGAGGAGAAAAATAGAGACAATTAG
- a CDS encoding radical SAM family protein, with amino-acid sequence MEAWRRKIETIRQLEALLSPEERREALRDHHAKRPPRPCGITIHTGIGCPLGCAYCYIYDMGFPGRVTPYPLSPLQMAFAIASNPYVAVGEWGSLVAVGSVTEPFLPETRDLALSYMEAIAKWLGNPIQVATKMPPPLKLAEIQKGLDVLISVTDLSGRLEPRAPPPLERLRAGAELIRRGAHATLFVRPIVPGVTDREIERLLITARELGYRRVVFGTLRVTTGIVRRLRAFGVDVTPYVKRLDEKRQTPIRFPKEKFVAMARDLGFEVLPASCAANVAAHGQACALCHWGPCGDVKKLKVEQREVEEYLEARGYKAKVHVDDVIRVSAKLSKADKTFLEQATRLRVVEDKRR; translated from the coding sequence ATGGAGGCCTGGAGGAGAAAAATAGAGACAATTAGGCAGCTGGAGGCCCTCCTCTCTCCCGAGGAGCGGAGAGAGGCCCTCCGCGACCACCACGCAAAGCGCCCGCCCAGGCCCTGCGGCATCACTATTCACACAGGCATAGGATGCCCGCTCGGCTGCGCCTACTGTTACATATACGACATGGGCTTCCCAGGCCGCGTCACGCCGTATCCGCTAAGCCCGCTCCAGATGGCTTTCGCCATAGCCTCCAACCCATATGTGGCGGTAGGCGAGTGGGGCTCGCTAGTAGCCGTCGGATCGGTCACAGAGCCGTTTCTGCCAGAGACCAGGGACTTGGCTCTGTCCTACATGGAGGCAATAGCCAAGTGGCTCGGCAACCCCATACAAGTCGCCACGAAGATGCCGCCCCCTCTAAAGCTGGCGGAGATTCAGAAGGGGCTAGACGTCCTCATAAGCGTCACAGACTTAAGCGGGAGGCTAGAGCCCAGGGCCCCGCCGCCTCTGGAGAGGCTGAGGGCAGGCGCAGAGCTTATAAGACGCGGCGCCCACGCCACACTGTTTGTGCGGCCGATCGTCCCCGGCGTCACGGACAGGGAAATAGAGAGGCTGTTAATAACGGCGAGGGAGCTGGGCTATCGGAGGGTCGTGTTTGGAACTCTGCGGGTCACCACTGGAATAGTGCGCCGGCTTAGGGCATTCGGCGTAGACGTGACGCCGTACGTCAAAAGACTTGACGAAAAGAGGCAGACGCCAATAAGGTTCCCCAAGGAGAAATTCGTGGCCATGGCGAGGGACTTGGGCTTTGAAGTCCTCCCCGCCTCCTGTGCGGCCAACGTGGCCGCACACGGCCAAGCATGCGCCCTCTGCCACTGGGGCCCCTGCGGAGACGTGAAGAAGCTGAAGGTGGAACAGAGAGAGGTGGAGGAGTACCTTGAGGCGAGGGGGTACAAGGCTAAGGTACATGTGGACGATGTCATACGCGTGTCCGCCAAGCTCTCAAAGGCGGACAAGACCTTTCTAGAACAGGCCACCCGCCTTAGGGTAGTGGAGGACAAGCGGCGTTAA
- a CDS encoding DNA double-strand break repair nuclease NurA has product MYEGPDTLDYWLEPDLLAALRHDMEKYVEKIAKLERVAEELKALRQALEIRAISGGKQFSAYAVDSSYGSPPLELVGGIFTVVAYGYVGVVNGAQDRFLSGTLYFSDSREGDISRFASLLERRLAARLLEARARGKKNFDVLLLDGDIAIHPLPYNLAVRGGKYEEVNRVVDRMLAAAEAGRATVVGVAKRVRSKYLSVAAGRCLPVNDKVAASVVLSPGEYFSLGKLRDLLPKWAPIHYAECEGGALRDEVLRCYRSEAPARGEKAERLCRRLREFYENFNKVLTNSAYPHLRLLGDVEVVYYKPPGSRTAVRAEVLDLGNLGLENVVGYLASTASTVTGYPQLLDSVDQYVRVSPELVEAVLTSLMLKAPGELAFTLWPTNPQKRLSGRF; this is encoded by the coding sequence ATGTACGAGGGGCCCGACACCCTTGACTACTGGCTTGAGCCCGATCTACTGGCCGCGCTTAGACACGACATGGAGAAGTACGTCGAGAAAATCGCCAAGCTGGAGCGCGTCGCGGAGGAGCTAAAGGCGCTGAGGCAGGCGCTTGAGATAAGGGCCATAAGCGGCGGCAAGCAGTTCTCCGCATATGCGGTGGACTCCTCCTACGGCTCGCCGCCTCTGGAGCTCGTGGGCGGGATCTTCACCGTGGTGGCATATGGATATGTGGGCGTGGTGAATGGGGCGCAAGACCGCTTTCTCTCGGGCACGCTCTACTTCAGCGACTCTAGGGAGGGGGACATATCTCGATTTGCCTCACTGCTGGAGAGAAGACTTGCCGCACGCCTCTTGGAGGCTAGGGCAAGGGGGAAAAAGAACTTCGACGTCCTCCTCCTCGACGGAGACATTGCCATTCACCCCCTGCCGTACAATTTAGCCGTCAGGGGCGGGAAGTACGAGGAGGTAAACCGAGTTGTAGACCGCATGCTGGCCGCCGCCGAGGCGGGTAGGGCGACGGTCGTCGGCGTGGCCAAGAGGGTGAGGTCTAAGTACTTGTCCGTGGCCGCCGGGCGCTGCCTCCCCGTAAACGACAAAGTGGCCGCGTCAGTTGTGCTAAGCCCCGGGGAGTACTTCTCCCTTGGGAAACTCCGCGACCTCTTGCCCAAGTGGGCCCCCATACACTACGCAGAGTGTGAAGGGGGCGCGCTACGCGACGAGGTTCTAAGGTGTTACAGGAGCGAGGCGCCTGCGCGGGGGGAGAAGGCCGAGAGGCTCTGCAGGCGGCTGAGGGAGTTCTACGAAAACTTCAACAAGGTGTTAACCAACTCCGCGTACCCACACCTCCGCCTGTTAGGCGACGTCGAAGTGGTTTACTACAAGCCCCCCGGCAGTAGGACGGCCGTGCGGGCCGAGGTGCTGGACTTGGGAAACCTCGGCTTAGAAAACGTGGTGGGCTACCTGGCCTCGACCGCCTCCACGGTTACGGGGTACCCCCAGCTGCTGGACTCGGTGGACCAGTATGTGAGAGTCTCGCCGGAGCTCGTGGAGGCCGTCTTGACGAGCTTAATGCTGAAGGCGCCGGGAGAGCTGGCATTCACCCTGTGGCCCACGAACCCCCAGAAAAGGCTGTCGGGCAGATTTTAA
- a CDS encoding ATP-binding protein — MIEIGFVVSGATVGSIPVQIYRAAERYAVEEQLVGVVDRENPGELVVGFLRRITKLEPVVRDRVRTPYVDRPEMVDYGILLPYTTAIVKPYVTIRGGAVGEVSHVVTPGSKVYVLDASTLGDVFKGDYIYVGHHKYSGWPLPLDARYVTHHVGVFGATGMGKSRLVRALVNELVGKGYRVVIFDHTGVDYAPYYEAAVKSSEVKIPANILASVIAKVAQLPWQTYGEYIEIAAMTYEGRWGKDAFIAHLKRTMKRLNARDSTVEKAELYLRQLVDSLFFEELNARVKEPEEVLGLGANPVVVDLSYDTDISVKQAIVASVMETAWERVKREKAPANIVFVIDEAQNYAPQTWTLSKDVIETTVREGRKWGLSVVLASQRIVGDIDPSIRANLGTIFFSRLTAPTDVREISTYLDIADVNESVLTQLQPRDFFVAGLMNPLRRPVLLRVKEVA, encoded by the coding sequence ATGATCGAGATTGGGTTTGTGGTAAGCGGCGCCACTGTCGGGTCAATTCCGGTTCAAATCTACCGCGCGGCAGAGCGCTACGCGGTTGAGGAGCAGCTTGTCGGCGTGGTGGACAGGGAGAATCCGGGCGAGCTCGTGGTGGGATTTCTCAGGAGGATTACCAAGCTGGAGCCCGTTGTGAGGGATAGGGTGCGGACGCCCTATGTGGACCGGCCTGAGATGGTGGACTATGGGATCCTCCTCCCCTACACCACGGCCATAGTCAAGCCCTACGTCACCATTAGGGGGGGCGCCGTGGGCGAGGTTTCCCATGTGGTCACGCCTGGCTCGAAGGTGTATGTGCTAGACGCCTCGACTCTCGGCGACGTGTTTAAGGGCGACTACATCTATGTCGGCCACCATAAGTACTCTGGGTGGCCCCTCCCCCTCGACGCTAGGTATGTAACGCACCACGTGGGGGTGTTCGGCGCCACTGGCATGGGGAAGTCGAGGCTTGTGAGGGCGCTGGTAAATGAGCTAGTGGGCAAGGGCTACCGTGTCGTGATTTTCGACCACACGGGGGTGGACTATGCCCCCTATTACGAGGCGGCGGTTAAGTCGTCTGAGGTCAAGATACCGGCCAACATCTTGGCGTCTGTGATCGCGAAGGTGGCGCAGTTGCCTTGGCAGACCTACGGCGAGTATATAGAGATTGCCGCGATGACATACGAGGGCCGGTGGGGAAAAGACGCCTTTATTGCCCACCTCAAGCGGACTATGAAGAGGCTGAACGCGCGAGACTCCACGGTGGAGAAGGCAGAGCTCTATCTGAGGCAACTGGTGGACAGTCTCTTCTTCGAGGAGCTTAACGCCAGGGTTAAGGAGCCAGAGGAGGTCTTAGGCCTTGGTGCAAACCCCGTGGTGGTGGACTTGAGCTATGACACAGACATATCGGTGAAGCAGGCGATTGTGGCCTCCGTTATGGAGACGGCGTGGGAGAGGGTGAAGAGGGAGAAGGCCCCGGCCAACATCGTGTTTGTAATTGACGAGGCTCAGAACTACGCCCCGCAGACGTGGACGCTTTCTAAGGACGTCATTGAGACCACGGTGAGGGAGGGCAGGAAGTGGGGCCTCTCGGTGGTTTTGGCCAGCCAGAGGATCGTGGGCGACATTGACCCATCTATAAGGGCCAACTTGGGCACAATATTCTTCTCCCGCCTCACTGCCCCCACCGACGTGAGAGAGATTTCCACGTACTTAGACATCGCCGACGTAAACGAGAGCGTTCTCACACAGCTGCAGCCCCGCGACTTCTTCGTGGCTGGCCTCATGAACCCCCTCAGAAGACCTGTGCTACTGAGAGTAAAAGAGGTGGCGTAG
- a CDS encoding DUF120 domain-containing protein: MTELYCERKTLADLIAFASVEGLPVGEAAKRLCMSRQGAYKAVKALREAGYLSEGPVIKLTQKGRDALSIVLRNLLRYFDIASIKLVGRVVTGLGEGAFYMSLEGYRRAIERELGFTPYPGTLNIKLEPQSLAHRRYLDGLPGIHIPGFTNGMRTYGAVKAFRARLADVEGAVVMPERTHHPVDVIEFIAPVRVRDVLGLKDGDRVELEVYL, from the coding sequence GTGACAGAGCTCTACTGTGAGAGAAAGACGCTGGCCGACCTCATAGCTTTTGCCTCTGTAGAGGGCTTGCCTGTGGGAGAGGCGGCAAAGAGGCTCTGTATGTCTAGGCAGGGCGCGTATAAGGCCGTGAAAGCGCTAAGGGAAGCCGGCTATTTGTCTGAGGGGCCTGTCATAAAGCTTACTCAGAAGGGCCGCGACGCGTTAAGCATAGTCTTGCGCAACCTTCTCCGCTACTTTGACATAGCTTCTATTAAGCTCGTGGGAAGAGTGGTGACGGGGCTCGGCGAGGGGGCTTTCTACATGTCGCTGGAGGGCTACAGAAGGGCGATTGAGAGAGAGCTGGGCTTTACCCCATACCCCGGCACTTTGAACATAAAGCTGGAGCCCCAGTCTCTGGCACATAGGAGGTACCTCGACGGCCTCCCCGGCATTCACATACCGGGGTTTACAAACGGTATGAGGACGTACGGCGCTGTGAAGGCGTTTAGGGCTAGGCTGGCAGACGTGGAGGGCGCAGTGGTGATGCCAGAGCGTACTCACCACCCCGTCGACGTGATTGAGTTCATTGCGCCTGTCCGCGTCCGAGACGTGCTAGGGTTGAAAGATGGCGACCGAGTGGAGCTGGAGGTGTACCTATGA
- a CDS encoding class II aldolase/adducin family protein, with protein MEEEFLRYVRLLYERGHITLLSGNVSAKSGDLILITPTNWPKPFLTPEDLVWINLSGEVVKGRLRPTSEWRLHVEVYKRRQDVGAVVHTHDVLPTVLAERIDASALSEAEAYLGSGVAVVPYIKPGTRELAEAAAEALIHSNVAVLKRHGVVAVGRDLAEAVNRVEVLADLAKATLYTTILKIVEKYAL; from the coding sequence ATGGAGGAGGAGTTTCTACGGTACGTAAGGCTGTTGTACGAGAGGGGGCACATAACGCTTTTGTCTGGCAACGTCTCGGCCAAGAGCGGGGACTTAATCCTCATTACGCCGACGAATTGGCCGAAGCCCTTCTTGACGCCCGAGGACTTGGTGTGGATAAACCTCTCCGGCGAAGTGGTGAAGGGTAGGCTGAGGCCGACTAGCGAGTGGAGGCTCCACGTGGAGGTGTACAAGAGGCGGCAGGACGTGGGGGCTGTGGTTCATACGCACGACGTGTTGCCCACTGTGTTGGCCGAGAGGATAGACGCCTCTGCCTTGTCGGAGGCCGAGGCCTATCTGGGCTCTGGCGTGGCTGTTGTGCCGTATATAAAGCCGGGCACGAGGGAGCTCGCGGAGGCGGCGGCCGAGGCGCTTATCCACAGCAACGTGGCTGTGTTGAAGAGACACGGCGTGGTGGCCGTGGGGAGAGACTTGGCCGAGGCTGTGAATAGGGTAGAGGTGTTGGCAGACTTAGCTAAGGCGACGTTGTACACGACTATTTTAAAAATAGTGGAGAAGTATGCGCTGTGA
- a CDS encoding digeranylgeranylglycerophospholipid reductase, translating into MSSENFDVVVAGAGTAGSYISYLLAKAGFKVALLESKSGNELGVKTCGDGLGLHHVERMSRHLTPNPRVFQNKIEGVELISPDERTRLLIRGEGYVLDRFGWGKWLIEEAVRAGATLFEGHTATAPIVENGSVVGVKAVERRTGSTKEFRARVVVDSTGSAAVLRTKLSGWLISEPLHPEDVSHAYREIVYTEDEHERPQYIKIYLDMVVAPGGYWWIFPRSSTMLNVGLGIWGVLKLNPRAHYEKYILPRFKVREKYHIGGGFIPTRRPLKSLVGNGIVALGDAAAAVNPIHGGGIGQALLTAELASRTIEKAFARGDFSEDSLWEYNVAYMREWGYRQAQLDVLRLMLQTLDNDDLNFGLSRKILNEDEIYHLAAKGTDLSLLDKFKIMMQFIGRPGLLKKLSTSVQYAKEIGDLYLRYPQSKADIERWYAEVVAKYNEYREKIGLGPLP; encoded by the coding sequence ATGTCCAGTGAAAATTTCGATGTAGTGGTGGCTGGAGCGGGCACCGCCGGCTCCTACATCTCCTATCTCTTGGCCAAGGCAGGGTTTAAGGTGGCGCTCCTCGAGTCTAAAAGTGGCAACGAGCTGGGTGTAAAGACCTGCGGCGATGGGCTTGGGCTACACCACGTGGAGCGCATGTCTAGGCACCTAACGCCTAACCCCAGGGTGTTTCAGAACAAGATAGAGGGCGTGGAGCTCATAAGCCCCGACGAGAGGACTAGGCTCTTGATAAGGGGGGAGGGCTACGTGCTGGACCGTTTTGGCTGGGGCAAGTGGCTTATAGAGGAGGCCGTGAGGGCTGGGGCGACTTTGTTTGAGGGCCACACGGCCACTGCGCCGATCGTGGAAAACGGAAGCGTCGTGGGGGTCAAGGCGGTGGAGAGGAGGACGGGCTCGACCAAGGAGTTTAGGGCGAGGGTGGTGGTGGACTCCACGGGCTCTGCGGCGGTGCTTAGGACGAAGCTGAGTGGGTGGCTTATCTCAGAGCCGTTGCACCCAGAGGACGTCTCCCACGCCTACAGGGAGATTGTATACACGGAGGACGAGCACGAACGGCCTCAGTACATCAAGATATACCTCGACATGGTGGTGGCGCCCGGCGGCTACTGGTGGATTTTCCCGAGGAGTAGCACCATGTTGAACGTGGGGCTCGGCATATGGGGCGTCCTCAAGCTCAACCCCAGGGCCCACTACGAGAAGTACATATTGCCCAGGTTCAAGGTGAGAGAGAAGTACCACATTGGAGGAGGCTTTATACCTACGAGGAGGCCGCTTAAGTCCCTCGTGGGCAACGGCATTGTTGCCCTAGGCGACGCCGCGGCCGCCGTAAACCCCATCCACGGCGGAGGCATTGGGCAAGCCCTTCTGACCGCGGAGCTCGCCTCGAGGACCATTGAGAAGGCCTTCGCCAGAGGCGACTTTTCGGAGGACTCGCTGTGGGAGTACAACGTGGCGTACATGAGGGAGTGGGGGTATAGGCAGGCTCAGTTGGACGTGTTGAGGCTGATGTTGCAGACGTTGGACAACGACGACTTGAACTTCGGCTTGTCGAGGAAGATCCTGAACGAGGATGAGATATACCACCTAGCCGCGAAGGGGACAGACCTCTCCCTCTTGGACAAGTTTAAGATTATGATGCAGTTCATCGGCAGGCCCGGCCTCCTCAAGAAGCTCTCCACCTCTGTCCAATACGCAAAGGAGATCGGCGACTTGTACTTACGCTACCCGCAGAGCAAGGCAGACATCGAGAGGTGGTACGCCGAAGTGGTGGCCAAGTACAACGAGTATCGGGAGAAGATTGGTCTCGGCCCTCTGCCCTAA
- a CDS encoding metal-dependent hydrolase — MQIKWFGHSAFMVEAASLKLLIDPWVSNPLSPASPQEVAAAKPTHILITHDHFDHLGESVDIAKATGAPVVGTYELTLEVAEKGIPEAQTMPMNIGGTIKLGDGVEVYMTPALHTANRGAPSGFVIATPEGTVYHAGDTALFRDMELIGELYDIDVALLPIGSVFTMGPREAAIAVQLLRPRRVVPMHYNTFPLIRQDPEDFKARVEAVTRAKVYVMKPGDVLKL, encoded by the coding sequence ATGCAGATCAAGTGGTTTGGGCATTCGGCGTTTATGGTGGAGGCCGCGTCGCTTAAGTTGTTGATAGATCCCTGGGTCTCTAACCCTCTGTCCCCGGCCTCTCCTCAGGAGGTGGCCGCGGCGAAGCCGACGCATATCTTGATTACCCACGACCACTTTGACCACTTGGGCGAGTCTGTGGATATTGCCAAGGCGACGGGGGCTCCCGTTGTGGGGACTTACGAGCTTACCCTCGAGGTGGCGGAGAAGGGGATTCCCGAGGCGCAGACTATGCCTATGAACATTGGGGGCACTATTAAGCTCGGCGATGGGGTGGAGGTCTACATGACGCCAGCGCTTCATACTGCGAATAGGGGCGCACCGTCTGGCTTCGTGATAGCGACGCCTGAGGGCACGGTTTACCACGCGGGGGACACGGCGCTGTTTAGAGACATGGAGCTGATAGGCGAGTTGTATGACATAGATGTGGCGCTTCTACCCATTGGCAGCGTCTTTACCATGGGCCCACGCGAGGCGGCCATTGCGGTGCAGCTGTTGAGGCCGAGGAGGGTCGTGCCTATGCACTACAACACCTTCCCGCTCATAAGGCAGGATCCGGAGGACTTCAAGGCGCGGGTGGAGGCTGTGACGCGGGCCAAGGTGTACGTGATGAAGCCAGGCGACGTGTTGAAACTCTAA
- the hjc gene encoding Holliday junction resolvase Hjc, which yields MSVKRKGSAKERELANYLWERGCAVLRGCSSGAGVRKRYVPDIVAICRGRVLVFEVKYRSKYTAVRIEEEKLEKLVKFAERAGGEAFILVKFGRGPWKVVKPTARVGREEYEGAVELRAFLESIFAARIDQYF from the coding sequence ATGAGTGTCAAGCGTAAGGGCTCGGCGAAGGAGAGAGAGTTGGCGAATTACCTCTGGGAGCGGGGGTGCGCTGTGCTGCGCGGCTGTTCTTCGGGGGCGGGGGTTAGGAAGAGGTATGTCCCCGACATAGTGGCCATCTGCAGGGGGAGGGTCTTGGTGTTTGAGGTGAAGTACCGGTCTAAGTACACAGCGGTTAGGATTGAGGAGGAGAAGTTGGAGAAGCTTGTCAAATTTGCAGAGAGGGCGGGGGGAGAGGCGTTTATTCTCGTGAAATTTGGCCGTGGCCCTTGGAAGGTGGTGAAGCCCACTGCTAGGGTGGGGAGGGAGGAGTACGAGGGCGCGGTGGAGCTGAGGGCCTTCCTGGAGTCTATATTCGCCGCGAGGATTGACCAGTATTTTTAA
- a CDS encoding TATA-box-binding protein, with translation MSSKGPSYRIENIVATVNLGVELDLESLAERLPMAEYNPDQFPGLILRLTKPRISALIFRTGKMVCTGAKNEEDLKNAVRALVKLLNDHGAEVPFDPEVQIQNIVASGNLHAEVDLEQAVFMLENAMYEPEQFPGLIYRMSSPRVVILIFGSGKIVCTGAKSEKDVATAVQKLYNQLKELGVLYIEEGGGEEEEEEEEM, from the coding sequence ATGTCTTCTAAGGGCCCTTCTTACCGCATTGAGAACATAGTGGCGACGGTTAACCTAGGCGTAGAGCTAGACCTAGAGAGTCTGGCAGAGAGACTCCCCATGGCCGAATACAATCCAGACCAATTCCCCGGGTTAATCCTCAGACTCACCAAGCCCAGAATCTCCGCTTTGATTTTTCGCACTGGGAAAATGGTGTGTACGGGGGCGAAGAACGAGGAGGATTTGAAAAACGCCGTTAGGGCTTTGGTGAAGCTTTTGAATGACCACGGGGCCGAGGTCCCCTTTGACCCAGAGGTCCAGATTCAGAACATTGTGGCAAGCGGCAACTTACACGCTGAAGTAGATCTAGAACAAGCTGTGTTTATGCTTGAAAATGCAATGTACGAGCCAGAGCAGTTCCCAGGACTTATTTATAGAATGTCGTCGCCTAGGGTTGTCATACTTATATTTGGGTCAGGCAAAATTGTCTGTACGGGGGCCAAGTCTGAGAAGGATGTGGCCACGGCGGTGCAGAAGTTGTATAACCAGCTGAAGGAGCTTGGCGTATTGTACATAGAGGAAGGCGGAGGAGAGGAAGAAGAGGAAGAAGAGGAGATGTGA
- a CDS encoding 30S ribosomal protein S25e, translating into MGGKKRPTLSQLAKKAEKEKAQPQQQKSKKEVKKEEAPAKRTIQTLDEKVFQTIAKEVQSLKAVTPYEIATKYGIKMSLAFKVLRALRDRGDLVLVAKGHRTEVYVPKRS; encoded by the coding sequence ATGGGTGGGAAGAAGAGACCCACTTTAAGCCAGTTGGCTAAGAAGGCTGAGAAAGAGAAAGCTCAGCCGCAGCAGCAAAAGAGTAAGAAGGAGGTGAAGAAGGAGGAGGCTCCTGCTAAGAGGACTATACAAACGTTAGACGAGAAGGTGTTCCAGACCATTGCCAAGGAGGTGCAGTCTCTCAAGGCGGTGACTCCCTACGAGATTGCCACTAAGTACGGCATAAAGATGTCGCTGGCGTTCAAAGTACTGCGGGCTTTGAGAGACAGGGGGGACCTAGTCCTAGTGGCTAAGGGGCACCGCACAGAGGTGTATGTGCCAAAGAGGAGCTAA
- a CDS encoding FaeA/PapI family transcriptional regulator — protein MPRRQTDKVHERKEQVVELLKTYGELTTSRLIQLTGLTHSQIFYILKLLEKENVVKEVKRGKIAYWRLVEVKEA, from the coding sequence ATGCCGCGGAGGCAGACAGACAAGGTGCATGAACGCAAAGAACAGGTAGTCGAGCTTCTTAAGACGTACGGCGAACTTACCACCAGCCGCCTCATCCAACTCACGGGGCTTACGCACTCCCAGATCTTTTACATACTCAAGCTACTTGAGAAGGAAAACGTAGTAAAAGAGGTAAAGAGGGGAAAAATTGCCTACTGGAGACTTGTAGAAGTTAAAGAGGCTTAA